From the genome of Lotus japonicus ecotype B-129 chromosome 6, LjGifu_v1.2, one region includes:
- the LOC130723237 gene encoding protein PSK SIMULATOR 1 gives MVAEAWIVKMGNQVSSNLKHALLLENLTKRKQSHKKSDTKETIGILSFEVANVMSKTVHLHKSLSESEISKLRNEILNSEGVNNLVSSEEGYLLELALAEKLEELNRVASVVSRLGKKCSEPALQGFEHVYGDIVGGVIDVKELGFLVKHMEGMVRKMDRYVSVTRNLYSELEVLSELEQAVKKFQHNQHEESRRAFEQKLVWQKQDVRHLKDISLWNQTFDKVVELLARTVCTIYARISVIFGESALRKNSLGVGGGSPGMQNECGFVSGQINVQMSSERLKLKRNPSNRNGIHPDSAGRTAVVERRGTARRKTQIDMRRGELASIRPEDFDFPCGTSPGRLFMECLSLSSSVAKFDDTDDGYVIHPEDQYSGSVGIGNSSTKREHLCHSGVLSHAQSSIPFTGDLRPAKSGVQSCSTFGPRIWLTVYAPPSTLGGSALALHYANVIMVIEKLLRYPHLVGEEAKDDLYEMLPTSLRLSLKAKLRLYVKNLAIYDAPLAHDWKEKLDGILRWLAPLAHNMIRWQSERNFEQHQIVSRTNVLLLQTLYFADREKTEESICELLVGLNYICRYEQQQNALLDCASSFDFEDCMEWQLQCGASFLN, from the coding sequence ATGGTTGCTGAAGCTTGGATAGTAAAGATGGGTAACCAGGTAAGTTCAAATCTCAAGCATGCTCTTCTCCTTGAAAATTTGACAAAGAGAAAACAGAGTCACAAAAAGTCTGATACCAAAGAAACTATAGGTATTCTTTCTTTTGAAGTAGCAAATGTGATGTCTAAAACTGTGCACCTCCACAAATCACTCTCAGAGTCTGAGATCTCAAAGCTAAGAAATGAGATCTTGAACTCAGAGGGTGTTAACAATTTGGTTTCCTCTGAAGAGGGTTATCTTCTTGAGCTGGCTCTGGCTGAGAAGCTTGAGGAGTTGAACCGTGTTGCTAGTGTGGTTTCTAGGTTGGGGAAGAAGTGCTCTGAGCCTGCTTTGCAAGGGTTTGAGCATGTGTATGGGGACATTGTTGGTGGGGTCATAGATGTCAAGGAATTGGGGTTCTTAGTTAAGCATATGGAAGGAATGGTGAGGAAAATGGATAGGTATGTTAGTGTCACCAGGAATTTGTACAGTGAATTGGAGGTGCTGAGTGAATTGGAGCAAGCAGTGAAGAAGTTTCAGCATAATCAGCATGAAGAGAGTAGAAGGGCGTTTGAGCAGAAACTTGTATGGCAGAAACAAGATGTTAGGCATCTTAAGGATATTTCCCTTTGGAACCAGACATTTGATAAGGTTGTTGAGTTGTTGGCGAGGACAGTTTGCACCATTTATGCTAGGATTTCTGTGATTTTCGGTGAGTCTGCTTTGAGGAAGAATAGCCTTGGGGTCGGTGGAGGCTCGCCGGGTATGCAAAATGAATGTGGGTTTGTGTCTGGCCAAATTAATGTTCAGATGAGTTCTGAGAGGTTGAAATTGAAACGCAATCCAAGCAACAGAAATGGAATTCATCCAGATTCGGCAGGGAGAACGGCCGTGGTGGAGAGAAGGGGAACTGCTAGGAGGAAGACTCAGATAGATATGAGGAGAGGTGAGCTAGCATCGATTCGACCCGAAGACTTCGATTTTCCATGTGGAACAAGTCCAGGGAGACTTTTCATGGAATGTCTAAGTTTGAGTAGCTCAGTTGCAAAATTTGATGATACTGATGATGGTTATGTTATCCATCCGGAGGATCAATATAGTGGAAGTGTTGGGATTGGGAATAGTAGCACGAAAAGGGAGCACTTGTGCCATTCCGGTGTTCTAAGTCATGCTCAAAGCAGTATTCCTTTCACCGGAGATCTGAGACCAGCCAAATCCGGTGTACAAAGTTGCTCAACATTTGGTCCCAGAATTTGGTTAACTGTTTATGCTCCTCCTTCCACGCTTGGAGGCTCTGCTCTAGCTTTGCACTATGCCAATGTTATAATGGTCATTGAGAAGCTGCTTCGCTACCCGCATTTAGTTGGTGAGGAAGCAAAGGATGATCTATATGAGATGCTTCCAACAAGTTTAAGGTTGTCTCTTAAGGCTAAACTGAGGTTATATGTCAAGAATTTGGCTATATATGACGCCCCTCTTGCCCATGATTGGAAGGAGAAGCTTGATGGGATACTTAGGTGGCTCGCCCCGCTTGCTCATAATATGATCAGATGGCAAAGTGAGCGAAATTTCGAGCAGCACCAAATCGTTAGCCGGACGAATGTTCTGCTACTTCAGACATTGTACTTTGCTGACCGGGAAAAGACTGAGGAATCAATCTGTGAGCTTCTTGTCGGGTTAAATTACATATGTCGTtatgaacaacaacaaaatgCGCTACTGGATTGTGCAAGCAGTTTTGATTTTGAAGATTGCATGGAGTGGCAACTGCAATGTGGAGCTTCTTTTCTCAATTGA